TCTGTATTTCATATTCTTAAGGATGCCTGTCCTCTAAAGGGAAAGAAGTAGAGACGTGTTTAAACTGACTAAAGATTATTATTGTTAGATCACGTGATATTTCATCAGATTATATCCTTTAACAATGTGCTTGGTCGGTTGAACACAATTCCGCTCCGCCCCGTTTCAGTGGACAGCTGACAGACACTCTAACTCTCTAACTCTAATGTCGTGATTGCTTGTCTAATTATACTTACATGTCTCGCGTCGCGATCCGTAAAATCAAAATCTACCTTTGTTCTGTGATTTTAGCTGTGCGATGTGTGGTTTGAGGAGATCAAGCCTTATCTAGAGCGTAACAACATTAAGGTGCACGTCCACGAGCCTGTAGCGGGCAACGGCCAAGGTGACAGCGCTCGCGGCGCACCCGGCGCGGGCGCAGCCGACTGCGCGCACCTCCATCCAGGTAGATCTTATGTACGAGCCTTACCTAGCTCTGACATGTTGTCCTAATTGTACTACGATTgcttacctatttataattcGTCCAAATTATACCTATTAGCTGACGTGAAAGACTTCTGATGATTAGGATGGAAGCCATCTCGATgcccgtcaaaatcgattcagcggttCAGAAGGTAACGGCAGATAAGCTGACCTACGCATTTTTCGCAAGTTTCGCAGATAAAACATTTTCttgcttttttagggttccgtaacaaaaTGATAAGAACCGTTATGGTGAAACAATGTCTGCCTGTCGGATACATTTGCTTTCAGTAGATAACTAAAACTATCAACTTGTGTATCAGTctatagttttaaataatgctCTGCGATAATATTCTTTGAGTCACAGTGTAAGGTAACTAGTGTATTGGACTCGCAGCGTCGTCAGCGCCGCGGTGCGAGCTGTGCCGCCTCCTGTTCAACGCCGCTAACAGCATCCAGAGCGCCGTGTCGCAGGCCGCCTGTGCCGCCTCGCCCGACCACATCCACGCTACAGGTACACTTGAATCTGTGCAGTGTAGGTGACTTAACACAATAGCATGCCCAGAGTCCAACTATAACGCAAATCCGCttcattatatttaaaaaaaacttcagaCGCCTTAATTCTGTAATGCAGATATTGCACTAATTAAACtatgtataaaattaaactgtttgtacaggtatatttgtacagatatttgatgtatatatagcgccgtgttctctaccagggtagtaataaaaacaaaagaaatgaacactaaaaaaatatatattataattcactatttaaagttacaatttctttggaaacaacaacacgctacaagaggctaggggcaactaaccaaacttgctacggctcacacggcgtagctcgaaagtgcctatttactagtgcctctacatcacaccaccccaaatttttatcttaataaaaattaaacaaatactaatttccgcaaccttaattttatttcacaatattcgttctttatttttcgacaaccctaacaatgtttccgatccgcttacccaacaaatcataatttaaacacgtcacccagttaaagtgttcctttgattcgatgcatggtacatctcttaacacattatacttgagatgaggtcactagaacttgagcgggtggcgacggggtcgctgtggcaagtccacttacaattgttgctatgcccgcgccatccagcctacgttgcactcaacgcttcgaatgtttgttacattacattttacgtttacacactatccaataaactataacaatcgtcaaccactctaacactcccaataataaggtttagttatgacttctaataaaaaataatacatgaataaaataaaaaataatatatgcggatcggggccattttacaatacttatttcataatactcatttgcttaattgctagttaCTACTcgaattattctactgatacctaacgggcgttttgctgactctcccactccgagtagtacggattgtatgagtcggcaaaacatcatcgtcactaaatctacattttttcttacatgtcgtttcacccggcgtttgtcgtggattttcgatatccaggacaaaagccggtttcaACCTGTGAATAGAAATAAGTgcttgtctattgggtaactgtactaagtatgctttttccaaccgctttatgacgtcatagggaccgtcatatggtggttgtagacacttacgcattacatcgtttctaacaaaaacttttttacagtcttttaaggcagggtgtacaaaaatagtccgagagtctctgtgtgtctcgggtttcggtcttaaattactaattacctgtttcaactgatttaggtactcctcaccgtccgttatcttactatccgatggttcgaaaaattctccagggagcctcagagttcgcccgaaggttaattccgcggcacttacccctgtgtcactgcgtggtgctgcacgtagtcccatcataatggtgtgcatttcttcaacccacgatctattgtcctttaatctcgccattaaggcggccttaaaactacgatgccatcgttcgatcgcGCCATTACTctgtggatggtacggtgtcgtcctgaacttatgaacccctaaatatttcattaactgtctaaagagactgctttcaaactgctttccttgatctgagctcaaattaatgaaacacccatgtctagtaatccatccttcatacacgagtttggctactgtcttcgcacaaatatctttaattggaaatgcttccggccaacctgtttctctatcgatcattgtaagacaatacctgtagccttcctctgaaatagtgaatggacctgtaatgtcaatgtgtaaatgacacattctatctacttttgcaaattgccctaaaggtgacatagtgtgtctgtgaacctttgctttttgacactctatgcacgacctagcccaaatacctatatctttattcatcccaggccaaaaataattattagttaccattttccttgttgttctaatgccaggatggcttaggttatgtattgtttcgtatgcgatacgcctaaactgttttggtaagtaaggcctagccttatcgcctcgcaagttacaaacaatcggcttatttacactcggcaagtcaatttttattagtctcgtattaccgttttttgttcctaacaattctgtgagctctttgtcgttcgcttgcgcaatagccacttctgtgaagtcaagtacagacgggcacgaaattgtttcaactcgcgataacgcgtccgcgggcgcgttctcttcgccttttgtatagcgtatatccgtcgtgaactcactaaaaaataataactgacgggtccttcgcggcgtttctttactactacttagctttttaaacgcaaacgttaacggcttatgatctgtatacaaaatgagatctctaccttcgaacatgttcctaaaatattgcactgacaaataaagcgaaagtaactccctgtcgtaggtactgtacttttgttgcgtgtcagtcaattttttcgaaaaataacctaacggaacccattcgttatttactctttgttgcaatgtgcctccaacgcaagtatttgacgcgtctgccattatagcaagcacttgacctgttatcggatacgctaacaaagcagcgttctgtaaattcaacttgcattgttcgaaagcttgaacagcactttctgtccacactatactacttttgtcacgtttctttgctccgtgaagatacttatttaattcagcttgatattcggctgcctgaggcaaatgacttctatagaaatttaccatgcctagaaatctacgaagttcctctaccgttttcggtctgggaaagtctacaaaggcttggaccttgcttggcaacggccttaagccactggctgagacctcatgacccagaaactcaactttatcctgcgaaaacgcacactttgctaaattaatagttagcccaacttgttgtaatctttcaaaaacggtctctaaatgtttttcgtggagcgaactattttcgctagctattattaaatcatctaagtatgaaaaaacaaattctgctttataattcgCGCAATCtgggttattttgttgaaaatttgcctctaaatcctgtaacacataattattcatgaaacgttgaaatgtctgtgctgcgtttcttaaaccgaaagacatacatggccattcaaataaaccaaaaggtgtaatgattgctgttttctccacgtcatcctctgctatcggaataaagtgatacgctcggttaatatcaatcctgctaaatactttcttatcggctaaaataaacgtaaaatcctttatgtgaggaattgggtatctatcaggcttcgtaattgcattcagcgctctatagtctccacacggccttatattaccatcttttttaggtacgacgtgtagaggactcgcccacgcactctttgacgggcggcaaatacccatttcctgcataaggcgaaattcttctcttacctttttaaatcggtccggggGCAacggccttgggcgcgcatgcaccggaggacctgaagtctcgatgtggtgtcttacgctgtgacgtggtggttctttgaacgtcgctggcattgtcaattctgggaatctacttaggagagaataacatggatgcgattcggctatagtaaaaatagatgaatgctccgagtttactatagtggaaattacatacatgttagtctcttgatctaacaatcgtctatttcttaagtctactaacaaattatacttagctaaaaaatccgctcctaaaatgggttgtttaacgtcggctattacaaaagtccacttaaacgcacgacgcaatcttaaatttaacactagagtctttgttccgaaagtttgtatttcactaccattcgcggcataaagtttgtatttattattcattgcactgtcacacactgatttataacttttaggcaacactgaaatgttcgcacctgtgtctattaaataacgtatgccattgtctttatccgtaacacataaacggtggttccctaattcgacgcaggtacccaccggttccacctgcatcttcactagttttcctgcttattccaggtgcacggctgttcgcagcgattagctctctgcctatatttaaaatgatgcacgcagagccagtccgggctatccggggtacgtctggacctgctgtcctctcgtcctcgggaacgcgaacgaccacggaaccttccgcgacctcgcctgcctcgccaactgtctctagacctgtccagctggtccaaccttgcatgtatcctggctatttcagctgccatcgacgaatttccgggtaccgcctcctttgctgccacttctgctactggttgggacttcatagtttccattactttgtcagcaatcacggctagtctatctagatctttagcttctgtcgcagccagaacgcctcgtgctgctgctggtagcagattctgccataaaacgcttagggtatcattactaattttacccctggccagatcctgcatctttcggaggaggtggctgggtttctgatcactcagttccatctccccgatgagcttctgtatctggcggttctccgactcttcatatatgttcagcaacctttctttaagtacctcgtacttacgcacctccggaggattgatcaggatgtccgtcacctgttgaatgacatccttacccagcttggataccactatattatacttggatgcgtctccttgtttttgtggtgccagtattgcttccagctggataaaccagaccctaggttggtcggtccaaaactccgggatcttcgacgtgatagatatcgacgctagatGCGTGTCTTCATCcatcactactgtcgtaggttgcaccatttttaaagttttttagtttttcacttccttacacgtgttaatttgagttgccctagcttacgttacgttactatttaaataaaattaacacgcgctaccctggtagttcaaagtctgagtcaccaatgtacaggtatatttgtacagatatttgatgtatatatagcgccgtgttctctaccagggtagtaataaaaacaaaagaaatgaacactaaaaaaatatatattataattcactatttaaagttacaatttctttggaaacaacaacacgctacaagaggctaggggcaactaaccaaacttgctacggctcacacggcgtagctcgaaagtgcctatttactagtgcctctacactGTTAAACTTTTGATTGGCAGAACACCACGAAGAGATATCTCCAATAGGTAAAAACAATGCCAACCTTTAGACCACTTCAGTCGAATTCCGACTGATTCAAAATTGAGCTGTTATATAAAACGGAAAAACGTACTACCTACTGCtcagtgttttatttttcagtcgATTTTCGGATATAATTACTGTTGTACAAAAGTTGAGTGTTTATCCGTTAATGAGAGGTACAAGGATTCATTAAGTCGCCAATTTTCGATATTATTCCTAGAGTAAACGGAACGAATCCAATGAAGAGACATATTTGAAAGCTGTTATAAGAAAAACTCGCAAGAAGAAACCTAAGGATTTCCTTTCAAAGCGTCTTGTGCCCCGACTTTGCGAAACATACAGCCTGCCTGCAGAAATCTATCAGCAACAAACAATGGAACCTGCTAAAGCAATGATTAGCAAACAAAAATCTCACCACCGAAATGACACGAAGGTGcgtattattttagtttttttaagccAATAAGTATAATCtacacttataataaaattactataactggattttgaaaatacatatattatccATATACCTAGAGCCAAAACAGTACGTTTAAAACTTCTCTGTAGTAGCCTGTTTGTTCGTGCATACTTTACGCTGatactactgaatggatttgaatGCAACATGGCTATTTTTATAGCTAATACTCCGGAGTAAAGTGTTAGATAGTTTTTATCACAAAAAACAAAAGGGGTCGGTTCAGGATAGGGAATGATACTATTTGTCGATGTTACTGCATAATTCCATCAAatcttaaccaattttgacaattcttttcttttcaaagcttgtacctactgttatgtattttttgttaataaactattattttatacatcaTTTTAGATTGGACGAGCCAAAAATAAGCCTGAGTTGAAGGATGTATCCACTCAAACAGAAACCTTGTTAATGATTAAGACAGTAAAGCCCGTCCCTAGAAAAAGCTTAAAATCTGGATGCCATTTCAGTCGCAGCCCTGCAATAACTGTCTTTTTGCcttccaaaaataaaaataactcaaTAAAAGATCCCAATCAAATCAAGATCCTGGATGCAGAAGTACCTCCTTTATTTAAAAACGTAACGttacttttaaattacatatttaccGTTTTCAGGGTTCGTACAACCGAATGAAAAAATGGAGCTCTTATAAGATCAGTCGCgtgtctacctgtctgtccgtctgtcactaCCAGTTTGCTCTAAATCTAATCCGTGATGGATTAGATTTGGCTAGGAatgtataaatgtaaaattttcgCTCGAAGAATTTCACGATCTATCTTATTTCGACAATATATTACAAACCCGAAATACCGCCACATCGCAATTGGCCTAGTTAATACTCAGGACTCCCAGCGTTTAGTCCTAAACCTTGATTTCTGCCTTATCAGTTTTCAGTCCAGTTCTAGACAGTTCTAAATTTCTAGTCTAAAGCTGAAACTCCGTTTTGCCAATTTGGCTTTGGATTAGGAAATTCTGAATAATTATGTATTGGAGTGTTTTAAGACtgaataaaacaacatttttgagatttttgtttatttttaacaaaatattacaatcaGTTCCGGCTTTTACATGCAATTATGCACGTAGGGTACATTGCAGAAGTTCCCCGTTCAGTTCTTAGTGCCTAATGTGTATGTATTTTTCAGTACTAAAAtcgaattaaaaaatacaacgcATACAGACTGAGTGGAGTGGAGGCGAGGTACAAAGGACGTGCGGCGCATATGAGCAAAAATAAAGAGCTTATTATAAGTTGTTATCAAATAAGATGCTGCCCCTTGGCTCTACTCTGCCGGTGTACGTTGCGCCTAGCGTTTGCCTAAAAAGCACAACGTACCAACTCATTCCAATAAAACTTACAACCCCAAAAACGTAAAATGCCAAAAGACGTGAAACGGTTCGCATGCCAAATCGCTGTGATagtaaataaaatcacaactatattaattaaatttgactataatataataagggTCTCTTAAATTATAAGGGATTCTTAAATTTTAGAAGTTCAATTTTGTCATATTGCGTTTTCGATGGCTTTATGCTTGTTTGGTATTTTACTTTTTGGCGTTGTGCGTCTTATTAGTACGTTGCGCTTTTTAGAATTTTTCCCTAGTCTACAACATctgagtaggtatgtaggtaggagTCTTAAAACAATTCATTTTCATTGCTTTAGCGAACGACAAGATATctattatatgtacttacttttcaGGATCTCATCGATATTATAGGTGAGAAGCATGACAAGATGTTAAGAGTTCTATACAGAAGCCCGGATACAAGTGGACATTCTTCATCGTTGAATTTATTCTCACCCTATAAACCTGGGAAAAAATCTGCAAGTAGTAAGAAAACTCGTCCCTGGAGGTAAAAGgacctaagtaaataagtatttaggCATTGTATTTAACGGTGAAAACGTATTTAAAATTAACGTGTTTCTCATAAACGCTTTAATCTTAATAGTTAtttttgattaataataattattaagttattaataatgaaaaattagaTTGAGTTATAGTTTTAATTCGAATTCCGGTTTTTATTAGGATGTGAAGTAAACGAGATAAACTATAAAGTAGATAAGTAGGCGTTACCTGCTTGAGTATGCTGGCTGTTAGCTAACTAAAACGTGGGAGTTTCATTGTTGTATTCTT
This genomic stretch from Maniola jurtina chromosome 2, ilManJurt1.1, whole genome shotgun sequence harbors:
- the LOC123873879 gene encoding uncharacterized protein LOC123873879; the protein is MMSEHQSRKMNVSRDPIQRPTDNMIKASDDVALEKTPARLKSKNTLPKNLRYDLENALVGLCDVWFEEIKPYLERNNIKVHVHEPVAGNGQGDSARGAPGAGAADCAHLHPGRSYRRQRRGASCAASCSTPLTASRAPCRRPPVPPRPTTSTLQSKRNESNEETYLKAVIRKTRKKKPKDFLSKRLVPRLCETYSLPAEIYQQQTMEPAKAMISKQKSHHRNDTKIGRAKNKPELKDVSTQTETLLMIKTVKPVPRKSLKSGCHFSRSPAITVFLPSKNKNNSIKDPNQIKILDAEVPPLFKNDLIDIIGEKHDKMLRVLYRSPDTSGHSSSLNLFSPYKPGKKSASSKKTRPWR